The Thermococcus sp. 4557 genomic sequence TAGCCGTCTCCAAGGTAGGCCACCTCAACGGCAAGGAAGAAAAGGACGATAGCAAGTGAATACGTTAGTTCCTTTTTCTCGAATCTCCCTTTTCCGAGGTCACTGAAATCCATATCAAGCCATCTGAGCATAGCGAACATTATCAAAAACCTCGAGAGATTTATAGCCCACACCTTTGATAGATACATTGTCGAGCTCTGGGAAATCCAAGAGCCGGTGATCGATTTAAAGACCCACGCTACTCCAATCTCAAGGCCCCAGATAACGAAGAGGAACCACGCGAGGGCAAAGGCTATGGGTTTCTTCATTCCCATCATTGATTACAACGGGACATTCTTTTAAAGCTTTACGCTATTTCGTTGTTGGATTATGCAATGAAAAGAGGTACTAAAGACGTTCCTGCAGGCCTCAGACTTAGGCCGACCCGGATCTCAGTGTTTTGTTAAACAGAATAAACTAGAAAACGCGGTATTCAGCCCTCGATTGACCGAATCACCATCTCGATTTTCTCCCCTTCCCTCACACCGATGGCGATACCTCCCCTCAGAACCTCGACCCAGCCGTTTTCCCATAGCTCCCTTACCTCCGGCTCTCCTCCCCCGGAAATCTCGACCACAACGGCCTTTCCTTCAAGCTCGCCCCCAACGAGGAGCCTATTGCCTGCGGACAGGAGTGAGGTGGCGCTCCCCTCGCCAAGCTCGATTTCCTGGCCACCAACCTGAACCCAGAAGTTTTTCCCCTGGTAGCCCGCCAGCACGAGCTTCTCATTCCAGCGGCAGGCGTTCAGTGCTATTCCCCCGGCGAGAACCTTTTCGCCGAGCGGCTCGCCGTCTTTGGTAAACTCGAAGGCCCTGACCGTCCACCTTTCTTCTTTGACACTTCCGATGGTCACTGGACCGTTTTCCGACGGGAGCAGGGCCGTGAAGACGGCATCCTCCCAGCTCCCGAAGTCCCTCAGCCAGAGGATCTCTCCCTCGGGGGAAACCTTTCCGATGAGGAACCCCTTGTCGCCTGGCCTTCCGGTTTCTCCTGCGATGAAGAATCCATCTCCCTCAGGGAGGATCGAATAGACCGCCCCGTTGTTTCTAACGTTGAGCTTCAGCTCCCAGAGTGGATTTAAGCTCTCATCGAGCCTCGCCAGATATGCCTTCCAGCCCTCGCCACCCTCGGGTGTTGCAACCCCTTCAACCGCCCCGCCTATCAGGTAGCCGTCGTCGAGATTGAGCGCGCTGTGTCCCTCCCAGTCGTTCTCTCCCGCTAAAAAGCGGGTCTCGGTTATTTCCTCACCGTCGAGCCTCGCGAGCATGATTTTGTAGTTCCTTCCATCATGGACGCTTCCGATTAGGAGGTCTTTAGCCGCAGCAACCGGAACTGTTTCAACGCCGAAGGAGTAGGTTCTCATTCTACATCCCCAAATTACTACTAGAAAAGGTTTTTAAGGTTGTCCCTCAATGTTATCCGGTGGTTCCCTTGCAGGATGACGTGGCAGTGATTTTTGCAGTGATTGCGATAGCCCTTTTCTTTGCACCCGCTCTACTTCTGGGGCAGGTTTACCTTGTCCTTGTCTTTCTATACCTTCTCGCACTCTACATTTCGGAGCGTGCGGGGCTAGCTTGGTTGGAGGGAATGGTTTCAGTCGTGTTCGCTCTGGTCTTTGCCTTCCTACTAATGGAGAAACTCGGACAGTGGGACGTTCGCCTGTTCCTACTCTTCGCTGTCCTTGCTTTGATTTCAGCCATCAGGAGGCTGAAGAATGAGAGTAGCTCTGATACCGATGCGAGTTGAGGTCAGAGATTTTGAGGCCAACTGGCAGGAGTTCGAACGGAGGTTCAGTGAGGCCCTGCAACATGAGCCTGACCTCGTCGCCTTTCCTGAATACTGCCTGACGGGCTTTGCCGAGTGGGACTTTAGCGGGGCGGGGCTCTACGACGAGATAGTCGGGAGGGTGAGCAAGCTTGCCAAGGAGGCGGGCGTTTATATCGTCTTCGGCCTCCTTGAACCCTACAAGAACTGTGTCTACAACTCCGCCCTGCTCATCGGTCGGAACGGCGAAGTTCTCCTCAAGCACCGCAAGTTCCAGGAGCCGATGAAGTTCTGCACCGGCAACACCGTAAAGGCGGCAAGAACCGAGTTCGGAAAGGTCGCGATAATCATCTGCGGCGACCTGTACAACAAGCGGATAGCGAAGTGGATCAGACGGAAAAGGCCGGACTTCGTCTTCACGCCAATGGATCGCTCGCCGTGGGGTGAGTTCAACCTCGAGGAGGAGGTGGCCGACATGGGAAGGCGAGTTGCCCTCCTTGGGGTCAGAACGTTCATAGTAAACAGCTTCAGCCACTGGGACAGCTTCGGCGGCGCGTGGTTCTTTGACTCCGATGGGAAGCTTCTGGCGTCATCGAGGGGAGATGAGATTCTGGTTGTAGAGGTCTGAGCTCCGAAACCCTTAAGCCCAGCCCTACCAAAGATTATCCGGTGATTCCATGGAGCTCTATGACGTTTCCGAATTCTGGAAGTTTGACCTCCGCGTCGGCCTTGTAAGGAAGGCCGAGAAGCTGAAACGAACGAGGAAGCTGATAAAGCTCGACGTTGACTTTGGAACCGAGCGGAGGACGATAATAACGGGCATAGCCGACCAGTACAGTCCGGAGGAGCTTGAGGGCAAGAAGTTCATCTTCGTCCTCAACCTGAAGCCGAAGGAGTTCTCCGGTGTGAAGAGCGAGGGCATGCTTATAGTGTCGGAAAACGAGGACGGGAGGGTTTACCTCCTGCCCGTTCCGGAGGAGGTT encodes the following:
- the metG gene encoding methionine--tRNA ligase subunit beta; translation: MELYDVSEFWKFDLRVGLVRKAEKLKRTRKLIKLDVDFGTERRTIITGIADQYSPEELEGKKFIFVLNLKPKEFSGVKSEGMLIVSENEDGRVYLLPVPEEVPAGTKVW
- a CDS encoding carbon-nitrogen hydrolase family protein; this encodes MRVALIPMRVEVRDFEANWQEFERRFSEALQHEPDLVAFPEYCLTGFAEWDFSGAGLYDEIVGRVSKLAKEAGVYIVFGLLEPYKNCVYNSALLIGRNGEVLLKHRKFQEPMKFCTGNTVKAARTEFGKVAIIICGDLYNKRIAKWIRRKRPDFVFTPMDRSPWGEFNLEEEVADMGRRVALLGVRTFIVNSFSHWDSFGGAWFFDSDGKLLASSRGDEILVVEV